The Dehalococcoidia bacterium genome window below encodes:
- a CDS encoding SRPBCC family protein, with the protein MPANEYRFITRWRLTGAIEEVAAILGDPLDLPRWWPAVYLAVHELAPGDARGLGRVVDLHTRGWLPYTLRWRFQVTELDPPRRIALDASGDFVGRGVWTLEQDGETASRRLKGTPKQRIPRFPIPYPPACAGAKTTSNASSSLIARKRCSTRAAT; encoded by the coding sequence GTGCCCGCCAATGAGTATCGCTTCATCACGCGCTGGCGCCTGACGGGCGCGATCGAGGAGGTCGCCGCGATCCTGGGCGACCCGCTGGACCTGCCGCGCTGGTGGCCCGCGGTCTACCTGGCCGTGCACGAGCTGGCGCCGGGCGATGCGCGGGGCCTTGGCCGCGTGGTCGACCTCCACACCAGGGGCTGGCTGCCCTACACGCTGCGCTGGCGATTCCAGGTAACGGAGCTCGACCCGCCGCGCCGTATCGCCCTCGACGCGAGCGGTGATTTCGTCGGCCGCGGCGTCTGGACGCTGGAGCAGGACGGAGAGACGGCGTCGCGGCGACTGAAGGGGACGCCGAAGCAGCGCATTCCCCGATTCCCTATTCCCTACCCGCCGGCGTGCGCGGGCGCGAAGACGACGAGCAACGCCAGTTCCTCGCTGATCGCCAGGAAGCGGTGCTCCACCCGCGCGGCCACGTAG
- a CDS encoding cupin domain-containing protein → MEVFPPEELDAAQRQGGRLYHEFLRVPALSAGLYVLPAGAEDPQQPHAEDEIYHVLRGRARVRVAGEECPIGPGDTIYVAARVEHRFLAISEELALLVVFAPAHAGG, encoded by the coding sequence GTGGAGGTCTTTCCCCCGGAGGAGCTGGACGCCGCGCAGCGGCAGGGCGGCCGTCTCTATCACGAGTTTCTGCGCGTGCCGGCGCTGAGCGCCGGCCTCTACGTGCTGCCCGCCGGCGCCGAGGATCCCCAGCAGCCGCACGCCGAGGACGAGATCTATCACGTGCTGCGCGGCCGCGCCCGCGTGCGTGTGGCCGGCGAAGAGTGCCCGATCGGCCCCGGCGACACAATCTACGTGGCCGCGCGGGTGGAGCACCGCTTCCTGGCGATCAGCGAGGAACTGGCGTTGCTCGTCGTCTTCGCGCCCGCGCACGCCGGCGGGTAG